In the genome of Dehalococcoidales bacterium, the window GCCGGAGGAAAAGGTCAGGTGAGTGATATTCCCGGCCTTAATAACACTATACCCAAACTTCATCAATCAATCGCTCCCGCTCTGCCAGCGGAGAGAGGCTTGTCCGCCGGAGCTTTAGCGCAGGTGGAGGGCCGGAGGAAAAGGTCAGGTGAGTGATATTCCCGGCCTTAATAACACTATACCCAAACTTCATCAATCAATCGCTCCCGCTCTGCCAGCGGAGAGAGGCTTGTCCGCCGGAGCTTTAGCGCAGGTGGAGGGCCGGAGGAAAAGGTCAGGTGAGTGATATTCCCGGCCTTAATAACACTATACCCAAACTTCATCAATCAATCGCTCCCGCTCTGCCAGCGGAGAGAGGCTTGTCCGCCGGAGCTTTAGCGCAGGTGGGGATAAGAGGAAAAGGGGTCGGTACAATATATCCTCCCCCTTCCTCGGTCTTCCCCTTTCATAAAGGGGGATAAAGGGGGTTTTTAGTTACCCCTCACTCCTTGTTACTTGTTACTTACCATAAACCGGCTTGCACCACCCCATGTACTTCGGGTGGTCGCCGCGTATAACCTTCACGTAAATCTCCTGCAATTTAGCCGTAATCGGCCCTATCTCCCCGTTGCCCACCTTGCGGTGGTCTATCTCGGAGACCGGCGTCACGTGCGCCGCCGTGCCGGTTAAAAAGCACTCGTCCGTCGTGTAAAGCTCGGACCGGTCGATGCTCCGCTCGGTGGTATCCAGTCCCAGCTCGTTTTTCGCTAGCTCTATCACCGTGTTCCGCGTGATGCCCGTCAGGATATTATCGGAAGGTGAAGGCGTCACCAGCTTCCCGTCGCTGACCAGGAAGATATTCTCCCCGCTCCCCTCGGACACGTGCCCGTCCGGGGATAGCATGATGGCCTCGTCGAAGCCGTGCTGGATGGCCTCGGTCTTGGCCAGCGCGTTATTCACGTAGATGCCGGTGGACTTCACCTGGGGCGGGTTGACGTTATCGTCCGGCCGCCGCCAGGAAGACACGCCGCACTGCACCTTGTCCTTGTCCAGGTAAGGCCCCCACGGAAATGCGAACACCAGGAAGTCGTTATCCATGTTGTGCAGCCGCACCCCGAGCGCCTGGGAGCTGGTATAGGCCAGCGGGCGTATGTACAGGTCTTCCTGGAAGCCGCATTTCGCCACCAGTTCCACCGTTATTTCGCAGAGCTCGTCCACGCTGTGGGGCAGGGTGATGTTCAGCACGCGGCAGCCGCGCGCCAGCCGCTCGTAATGCTCCCTGAGGCGGAAGATATAGGTCTGCTTTTTGCCGGCGTTCCAGTTGCCCCGTATCCCCTCGAAGACCGCTGTGCCGTAGTGGATGCAGTGGGTCATAATCCCCATTTTGGCATCCTCGAGCAGCATGAATTTCTTTTGAAAATAGGCATAAGACGGCATGGCGGTTTCTCCTTTCCGAATACGGCTTATTATAGCTTTAGTGACCGGAAAAATACAAGTTATCGGGGCGATATCCCCTCCCCGGCCAGCTTGCGGACCTGTCGGTAAATGCGACATTTCCCGGTGGATAAGATAGAACATGTGTGCTAATATCGTTGGTATGTTTGGCTATGGGGGTAAAAATGAGGCTCTTGAGATTTGCGGTAAAACAACAGAGATGGGACCTGGCGGCCCATACCATCGTGCTGGCGGCGGCCAGGGCAATCAATAAAGAGGTGAAAGCGGATGAACGAGCAGGCAAAACCCAAAAAGGGCGCCCCAAGGGGTAACCGGAACGCTTTAAAACACGGCTACTACGCCAAAATGTTCGATGAAGCGGAGCGGCTGGATTTCAACAAGGCCGCCGGTATCGAGGGCATCGATGAAGAAATCGCCCTGTTGCGCTTGGAGATTAAAAAGGCCATCCTTGGCGGGGATGAAAGGAATTTGCTCCTGCTGGTCAAGGCCGCCGGTGCTCTGGAGAAGCTTATCCGCACCCGCTATCAGATTTCCTCCACCCAGCGCCACGGGCTGAAAGAGGCCATCAACAACGTCATTAAAGACGTCCTGGTCCCGCTGGGGCTGAACATCGGGACGGCCGTTGTCACCAAGAAAATCGCCGGTTGAATTGACATAAACAAAAAAACAAATGCCGGCATTTTGAAGCTGATTTAACATAAACTAAAAAACAATTGTTTACGCACCAACCGTAGCTGGACCTTAATAAAAAAATAAAAAAAACAAATACAATTATCGGGTTCATTCTCCCATCACCCTGTTTACGCTGACTCAACAAGAAGTG includes:
- a CDS encoding branched-chain amino acid transaminase produces the protein MPSYAYFQKKFMLLEDAKMGIMTHCIHYGTAVFEGIRGNWNAGKKQTYIFRLREHYERLARGCRVLNITLPHSVDELCEITVELVAKCGFQEDLYIRPLAYTSSQALGVRLHNMDNDFLVFAFPWGPYLDKDKVQCGVSSWRRPDDNVNPPQVKSTGIYVNNALAKTEAIQHGFDEAIMLSPDGHVSEGSGENIFLVSDGKLVTPSPSDNILTGITRNTVIELAKNELGLDTTERSIDRSELYTTDECFLTGTAAHVTPVSEIDHRKVGNGEIGPITAKLQEIYVKVIRGDHPKYMGWCKPVYGK